A region of Sesamum indicum cultivar Zhongzhi No. 13 linkage group LG7, S_indicum_v1.0, whole genome shotgun sequence DNA encodes the following proteins:
- the LOC105166324 gene encoding uncharacterized protein LOC105166324 isoform X2 — translation MPVIISHDLTFSSNKFPFSSSNCNFQFMFFKQSLHFPPSLHVRCAKKAKRTGKLRYPSERKKLRLQQHTQIDATRKLEGVWRLSRLGVCVHEDPGKDFWGVSEALLKEIARVLEFPVASMLPPEAFTVVRKSFDARKLQKEPKFVYTVDMDVRKLLSLEPRTWEFISELDQKAGFIEFLHHDSISGDLMSTIRNHRKIDDTASVREEVHSNHVIRGYKFPATRRPKVVVVGSGPSGLFASLVLAEVGAEVTLIERGQAVEQRGRDIGALVVRRILQLESNFCFGEGGAGTWSDGKLVTRIGRNNSSVLTVMKTLVHFGAPCSILVDGKPHLGTDRLVPLLRNFRGYLQELGVTIRFGTRVDDLLVKVGHSARDTYHMLLSHNVDVVRKDFAVGLRIEHPQELINNIQYSGLASEVQSGRGKVPVADYQVAEYVNLRDADTLSNSDLTSRSCYSFCMCPGGQVVLTSTDPSELCINGMSFSRRSSRWANAALVVTVSSKDFDALNLSGPLAGVEFQRTFERKAALMGGGNFVVPVQTATDFLENRLSVTSVPPSSYRLGVKAANLHKLFPVRVTEALQHAVSMFDKELPGFVSNNALLHGVETRTSSPVHITRRSDTWESTNLKGLYPIGEGAGYAGGIVSAAVDGMHAGFAIARNLGLYDGSIDSILGKPQNVGVVKY, via the exons ATGCCTGTTATTATCTCCCACGACCTCACTTTTTCATCCAACAAGTTTCCCTTTTCAAGTTCTAACTGCAACTTCcagtttatgttttttaaacaATCCCTCCATTTTCCACCATCTCTTCATGTAAGATGTGCGAAGAAAGCCAAACGGACCGGAAAACTGAGGTACCCATCCGAGAGAAAGAAGTTGAGACTTCAACAACACACCCAAATTGATGCGACAAGAAAATTAGAAGGTGTTTGGAGGCTTTCAAGGCTGGGAGTGTGCGTACACGAAGACCCTGGAAAAGACTTCTGGGGTGTTTCTGAGGCTCTGCTTAAAGAGATTGCCAGAGTTCTTGAATTCCCG GTCGCATCAATGTTGCCACCGGAGGCGTTCACTGTGGTCAGGAAATCATTTGATGCAAGAAAG TTGCAGAAGGAGCCAAAGTTTGTATATACTGTGGATATGGATGTTCGCAAACTCCTAAGCCTTGAGCCTCGTACCTGGGAGTTCATTTCTGAGTTGGATCAAAAAGCTGGGTTTATAGAGTTTCTGCATCACGACAGCATTTCTGGTGATCTGATGAGTACAATCCGTAATCACCGGAAGATAGATGATACTGCATCTGTTAGAGAAGAAGTTCACAGCAATCATGTCATCAGAGGTTACAAGTTCCCTGCAACCAGAAGACCCAAAGTAGTAGTTGTTGGTAGTGGCCCCTCAGGATTGTTTGCTTCTCTTGTGCTTGCTGAAGTTGGTGCTGAAGTTACACTAATAGAAAGAGGGCAAGCAGTTGAACAAAGAGGACGTGATATTGGTGCTTTGGTAGTCCGTCGGATATTACAATTGGAAAGCAATTTTTGCTTTGGGGAG GGTGGTGCAGGTACTTGGAGTGATGGGAAGCTGGTAACAAGAATTGGAAGAAATAACAGTAGTGTTTTAACA GTTATGAAGACATTAGTTCATTTTGGAGCTCCATGTAGTATATTGGTTGATGGAAAACCTCATCTGGGAACTGACAGATTGGTTCCACTACTCCGGAACTTTCGTGGATACTTGCAAGAATTGGGT GTGACTATCAGATTTGGGACAAGGGTAGATGATCTGTTGGTGAAGG TGGGGCACTCTGCACGGGACACTTATCACATGCTTCTTTCTCATAATGTGGACGTGGTTCGAAAAGATTTTGCT GTTGGCCTGCGAATAGAACATCCCCAAGAATTGATAAACAATATACAG TATTCTGGGTTAGCCAGCGAGGTTCAGAGTGGGCGTGGGAAAGTACCAGTAGCTGATTACCAGGTCGCTGAGTACGTCAATCTAAGAGATGCGGATACACTGTCAAATTCAGATTTGACAAGTCGTAGTTGTTACTCCTTTTGCATGTGTCCGGGAGGCCAG GTGGTTCTCACCAGCACAGATCCATCAGAACTTTGTATTAATGGCATGTCTTTTTCTCGGCGTTCATCCAGGTGGGCTAATGCAGCACTTGTAGTGACTGTGTCTTCAAAGGATTTTGATGCTCTAAATCTCAGTGGGCCTCTAGCCGGGGTTGAATTTCAG AGAACATTTGAACGAAAAGCAGCTCTCATGGGTGGTGGAAACTTTGTCGTTCCTGTACAAACAGCTACTGATTTTCTTGAGAACAGATTGTCTG TAACATCTGTACCGCCCTCCAGCTACCGCTTAGGTGTAAAGGCCGCAAATCTTCACAAACTATTTCCTGTTCGTGTTACTGAAGCTTTGCAGCACGCAGTTTCAATGTTCGACAAGGAG TTGCCGGGATTTGTCTCCAACAATGCCCTTCTTCACGGAGTCGAG ACGAGGACTAGTTCTCCCGTCCACATCACCCGGAGAAGCGATACATGGGAGAGCACCAACTTGAAAGGGCTCTATCCCATCGGGGAAGGAGCGGGCTATGCCGGTGGAATAGTGAGTGCTGCCGTGGATGGAATGCATGCCGGCTTTGCCATTGCTCGGAATCTTGGTCTCTACGACGGCAGCATTGATTCAATTCTGGGTAAGCCTCAGAATGTTGGAGTTGTCAAATATTAA
- the LOC105166324 gene encoding uncharacterized protein LOC105166324 isoform X1, which yields MPVIISHDLTFSSNKFPFSSSNCNFQFMFFKQSLHFPPSLHVRCAKKAKRTGKLRYPSERKKLRLQQHTQIDATRKLEGVWRLSRLGVCVHEDPGKDFWGVSEALLKEIARVLEFPVASMLPPEAFTVVRKSFDARKLQKEPKFVYTVDMDVRKLLSLEPRTWEFISELDQKAGFIEFLHHDSISGDLMSTIRNHRKIDDTASVREEVHSNHVIRGYKFPATRRPKVVVVGSGPSGLFASLVLAEVGAEVTLIERGQAVEQRGRDIGALVVRRILQLESNFCFGEGGAGTWSDGKLVTRIGRNNSSVLTVMKTLVHFGAPCSILVDGKPHLGTDRLVPLLRNFRGYLQELGVTIRFGTRVDDLLVKGEHIVGVKISDSRDLSDACCQKLGCDAVVLAVGHSARDTYHMLLSHNVDVVRKDFAVGLRIEHPQELINNIQYSGLASEVQSGRGKVPVADYQVAEYVNLRDADTLSNSDLTSRSCYSFCMCPGGQVVLTSTDPSELCINGMSFSRRSSRWANAALVVTVSSKDFDALNLSGPLAGVEFQRTFERKAALMGGGNFVVPVQTATDFLENRLSVTSVPPSSYRLGVKAANLHKLFPVRVTEALQHAVSMFDKELPGFVSNNALLHGVETRTSSPVHITRRSDTWESTNLKGLYPIGEGAGYAGGIVSAAVDGMHAGFAIARNLGLYDGSIDSILGKPQNVGVVKY from the exons ATGCCTGTTATTATCTCCCACGACCTCACTTTTTCATCCAACAAGTTTCCCTTTTCAAGTTCTAACTGCAACTTCcagtttatgttttttaaacaATCCCTCCATTTTCCACCATCTCTTCATGTAAGATGTGCGAAGAAAGCCAAACGGACCGGAAAACTGAGGTACCCATCCGAGAGAAAGAAGTTGAGACTTCAACAACACACCCAAATTGATGCGACAAGAAAATTAGAAGGTGTTTGGAGGCTTTCAAGGCTGGGAGTGTGCGTACACGAAGACCCTGGAAAAGACTTCTGGGGTGTTTCTGAGGCTCTGCTTAAAGAGATTGCCAGAGTTCTTGAATTCCCG GTCGCATCAATGTTGCCACCGGAGGCGTTCACTGTGGTCAGGAAATCATTTGATGCAAGAAAG TTGCAGAAGGAGCCAAAGTTTGTATATACTGTGGATATGGATGTTCGCAAACTCCTAAGCCTTGAGCCTCGTACCTGGGAGTTCATTTCTGAGTTGGATCAAAAAGCTGGGTTTATAGAGTTTCTGCATCACGACAGCATTTCTGGTGATCTGATGAGTACAATCCGTAATCACCGGAAGATAGATGATACTGCATCTGTTAGAGAAGAAGTTCACAGCAATCATGTCATCAGAGGTTACAAGTTCCCTGCAACCAGAAGACCCAAAGTAGTAGTTGTTGGTAGTGGCCCCTCAGGATTGTTTGCTTCTCTTGTGCTTGCTGAAGTTGGTGCTGAAGTTACACTAATAGAAAGAGGGCAAGCAGTTGAACAAAGAGGACGTGATATTGGTGCTTTGGTAGTCCGTCGGATATTACAATTGGAAAGCAATTTTTGCTTTGGGGAG GGTGGTGCAGGTACTTGGAGTGATGGGAAGCTGGTAACAAGAATTGGAAGAAATAACAGTAGTGTTTTAACA GTTATGAAGACATTAGTTCATTTTGGAGCTCCATGTAGTATATTGGTTGATGGAAAACCTCATCTGGGAACTGACAGATTGGTTCCACTACTCCGGAACTTTCGTGGATACTTGCAAGAATTGGGT GTGACTATCAGATTTGGGACAAGGGTAGATGATCTGTTGGTGAAGGGTGAGCATATTGTAGGTGTTAAAATTTCTGATTCAAGAGACTTGTCAGATGCTTGTTGCCAGAAGTTGGGATGTGATGCTGTGGTTCTTGCAGTGGGGCACTCTGCACGGGACACTTATCACATGCTTCTTTCTCATAATGTGGACGTGGTTCGAAAAGATTTTGCT GTTGGCCTGCGAATAGAACATCCCCAAGAATTGATAAACAATATACAG TATTCTGGGTTAGCCAGCGAGGTTCAGAGTGGGCGTGGGAAAGTACCAGTAGCTGATTACCAGGTCGCTGAGTACGTCAATCTAAGAGATGCGGATACACTGTCAAATTCAGATTTGACAAGTCGTAGTTGTTACTCCTTTTGCATGTGTCCGGGAGGCCAG GTGGTTCTCACCAGCACAGATCCATCAGAACTTTGTATTAATGGCATGTCTTTTTCTCGGCGTTCATCCAGGTGGGCTAATGCAGCACTTGTAGTGACTGTGTCTTCAAAGGATTTTGATGCTCTAAATCTCAGTGGGCCTCTAGCCGGGGTTGAATTTCAG AGAACATTTGAACGAAAAGCAGCTCTCATGGGTGGTGGAAACTTTGTCGTTCCTGTACAAACAGCTACTGATTTTCTTGAGAACAGATTGTCTG TAACATCTGTACCGCCCTCCAGCTACCGCTTAGGTGTAAAGGCCGCAAATCTTCACAAACTATTTCCTGTTCGTGTTACTGAAGCTTTGCAGCACGCAGTTTCAATGTTCGACAAGGAG TTGCCGGGATTTGTCTCCAACAATGCCCTTCTTCACGGAGTCGAG ACGAGGACTAGTTCTCCCGTCCACATCACCCGGAGAAGCGATACATGGGAGAGCACCAACTTGAAAGGGCTCTATCCCATCGGGGAAGGAGCGGGCTATGCCGGTGGAATAGTGAGTGCTGCCGTGGATGGAATGCATGCCGGCTTTGCCATTGCTCGGAATCTTGGTCTCTACGACGGCAGCATTGATTCAATTCTGGGTAAGCCTCAGAATGTTGGAGTTGTCAAATATTAA